From a single Opisthocomus hoazin isolate bOpiHoa1 chromosome 6, bOpiHoa1.hap1, whole genome shotgun sequence genomic region:
- the LOC104336494 gene encoding glutathione S-transferase omega-1 — MAGDHSRSLGKGSAAPGPVPEGLIRLYSMRFCPFAQRTRLVLRAKGISHEVININLKNKPDWFFEKSPFGLVPVLETSKGQLICESPITCEYLDEAFPGKKLMPSDPYERAVQKMLLEQFSKITPIVFKYFVAVKDGQDATALKAEIAEKFGKLEEILSKRNTVFYGGDSISMLDYLMWPWFERLESFQLKDALNHTPKLQRWMEAMKEDPAVKATMTDPQIYKDYLQLYLKNSPEACDYGL; from the exons ATGGCGGGCGATCACTCTCGCAGCCTGGGCAAGG gcagcgcggccccggggccTGTGCCCGAGGGGCTGATCCGGCTCTACAGCATGCGGTTCTGCCCCTTCGCCCAGAGGACGCGGCTCGTTCTCCGCGCCAAGGGCATCAG CCATGAAGTGATCAACATCAATCTGAAGAACAAACCTGACTGGTTCTTCGAAAAGAGCCCCTTTGGGCTGGTTCCTGTTCTGGAGACCAGCAAGGGCCAGCTGATTTGTGAGTCCCCAATCACTTGTGAGTATTTGGATGAAGCATTTCCGGGAAAGAAGTTGATGCCTTCGGACCCGTACGAGCGAGCCGTTCAGAAGATGCTCCTGGAACAATTCTCAAAG ATAACACCCATAGTTTTCAAGTATTTTGTGGCAGTCAAAGATGGACAGGACGCCACGGCACTGAAAGCAGAGATTGCTGAAAAGTTTGGCAAGCTTGAAGAG ATTCTGTCCAAACGCAATACTGTGTTTTATGGTGGGGATTCAATCTCCATGCTCGACTACCTGATGTGGCCGTGGTTTGAGCGTCTGGAATCGTTCCAGCTGAAGGA CGCTTTGAATCACACCCCAAAGCTCCAACGCTGGATGGAAGCCATGAAAGAGGACCCTGCTGTCAAGGCTACAATGACTGACCCACAGATATACAAAGATTACCTCCAGCTCTATTTGAAGAACAGCCCTGAGGCGTGTGATTATGGGCTCTGA